From the genome of Parasteatoda tepidariorum isolate YZ-2023 chromosome X1, CAS_Ptep_4.0, whole genome shotgun sequence, one region includes:
- the LOC107445564 gene encoding uncharacterized protein isoform X3, whose amino-acid sequence MATSSFAIRCISASGRFTISELESSSTVKALKESIMKVTEIQPEKMKILSGYPPKPIKLEHDNSKLDEVGIESGETLIIQVDETLNAQAVPDVNKPTSSESPKKRKQELPPVMKQMKEFSNGAPDIMPGIMMRYDVPSNNSCLFSSVYFLVHNGLLELAKSDKLRRIIADAVSKDPVKYNDAFLGRENSEYCRWILNQANWGGAIELAILSEFFKLEICAIDIMSCQMLRFGESNNYQRRGIVVYDGIHYDPLYMQREEKLQTIFHVSDTQILELALEVAREARSSKQFTDIVNFKLKCNDCGQNLIGEKDASAHAAATGHVSFGELL is encoded by the coding sequence ATGGCTACTTCTAGCTTCGCAATCAGATGTATATCTGCTAGCGGACGATTTACTATATCCGAGTTGGAAAGCAGTAGTACTGTAAAGGCATTGAAGGAGTCAATTATGAAAGTAACCGAAATTCAACccgaaaaaatgaaaattcttagtGGATATCCCCCAAAGCCAATAAAATTGGAACatgataattcaaaattagatGAAGTGGGTATTGAATCTGGGGAGACTTTAATCATTCAAGTTGATGAAACTTTGAATGCCCAAGCTGTACCTGATGTCAATAAACCAACTTCAAGTGAGAGCCCTAAGAAAAGGAAACAAGAACTACCTCCAGTGATGAAACAAATGAAGGAATTTAGCAATGGCGCGCCAGATATTATGCCCGGAATAATGATGAGATATGATGTTCCTTCGAACAACTCGTGCTTATTTTCCAGTGTTTATTTTCTTGTGCACAATGGACTTTTAGAATTAGCAAAAAGTGATAAACTGAGACGAATTATTGCTGATGCAGTGTCAAAAGATCCTGTGAAATATAATGATGCCTTTTTAGGTCGTGAAAACTCCGAGTATTGCCGATGGATTCTCAATCAAGCCAACTGGGGTGGAGCTATTGAACTTGccattttaagtgaatttttcaAGTTAGAGATTTGTGCCATTGACATCATGAGCTGTCAAATGTTAAGATTTGGAGAAAGTAATAATTACCAAAGAAGAGGTATTGTTGTATATGATGGTATTCATTATGATCCATTGTACATGCAGCGTGAGGAAAAGCTTCAAACGATATTTCATGTATCTGATACTCAAATTTTGGAACTTGCTTTAGAAGTAGCTAGGGAAGCTCGATCAAGTAAGCAGTTTACTGATATAGTCAACTTTAAATTGAAGTGCAATGATTGCGGTCAAAATTTGATTGGTGAAAAAGATGCTTCAGCTCATGCTGCTGCCACTGGTCATGTCAGCTTTGGTGAACTTCTATAA
- the LOC107445564 gene encoding uncharacterized protein isoform X1, which produces MPAGKTKFQLSWLEVLNRNGDLLSNWCQEDKKTMATSSFAIRCISASGRFTISELESSSTVKALKESIMKVTEIQPEKMKILSGYPPKPIKLEHDNSKLDEVGIESGETLIIQVDETLNAQAVPDVNKPTSSESPKKRKQELPPVMKQMKEFSNGAPDIMPGIMMRYDVPSNNSCLFSSVYFLVHNGLLELAKSDKLRRIIADAVSKDPVKYNDAFLGRENSEYCRWILNQANWGGAIELAILSEFFKLEICAIDIMSCQMLRFGESNNYQRRGIVVYDGIHYDPLYMQREEKLQTIFHVSDTQILELALEVAREARSSKQFTDIVNFKLKCNDCGQNLIGEKDASAHAAATGHVSFGELL; this is translated from the exons ATGCCTGctggaaaaactaaatttcaactCTCATGGCTTGAAGTTCTCAACAGAAATGGGGATTTACTAAGTAATTGGTGTCAAGAAG ATAAGAAGACAATGGCTACTTCTAGCTTCGCAATCAGATGTATATCTGCTAGCGGACGATTTACTATATCCGAGTTGGAAAGCAGTAGTACTGTAAAGGCATTGAAGGAGTCAATTATGAAAGTAACCGAAATTCAACccgaaaaaatgaaaattcttagtGGATATCCCCCAAAGCCAATAAAATTGGAACatgataattcaaaattagatGAAGTGGGTATTGAATCTGGGGAGACTTTAATCATTCAAGTTGATGAAACTTTGAATGCCCAAGCTGTACCTGATGTCAATAAACCAACTTCAAGTGAGAGCCCTAAGAAAAGGAAACAAGAACTACCTCCAGTGATGAAACAAATGAAGGAATTTAGCAATGGCGCGCCAGATATTATGCCCGGAATAATGATGAGATATGATGTTCCTTCGAACAACTCGTGCTTATTTTCCAGTGTTTATTTTCTTGTGCACAATGGACTTTTAGAATTAGCAAAAAGTGATAAACTGAGACGAATTATTGCTGATGCAGTGTCAAAAGATCCTGTGAAATATAATGATGCCTTTTTAGGTCGTGAAAACTCCGAGTATTGCCGATGGATTCTCAATCAAGCCAACTGGGGTGGAGCTATTGAACTTGccattttaagtgaatttttcaAGTTAGAGATTTGTGCCATTGACATCATGAGCTGTCAAATGTTAAGATTTGGAGAAAGTAATAATTACCAAAGAAGAGGTATTGTTGTATATGATGGTATTCATTATGATCCATTGTACATGCAGCGTGAGGAAAAGCTTCAAACGATATTTCATGTATCTGATACTCAAATTTTGGAACTTGCTTTAGAAGTAGCTAGGGAAGCTCGATCAAGTAAGCAGTTTACTGATATAGTCAACTTTAAATTGAAGTGCAATGATTGCGGTCAAAATTTGATTGGTGAAAAAGATGCTTCAGCTCATGCTGCTGCCACTGGTCATGTCAGCTTTGGTGAACTTCTATAA
- the LOC107445564 gene encoding uncharacterized protein isoform X2, producing MRNKKTMATSSFAIRCISASGRFTISELESSSTVKALKESIMKVTEIQPEKMKILSGYPPKPIKLEHDNSKLDEVGIESGETLIIQVDETLNAQAVPDVNKPTSSESPKKRKQELPPVMKQMKEFSNGAPDIMPGIMMRYDVPSNNSCLFSSVYFLVHNGLLELAKSDKLRRIIADAVSKDPVKYNDAFLGRENSEYCRWILNQANWGGAIELAILSEFFKLEICAIDIMSCQMLRFGESNNYQRRGIVVYDGIHYDPLYMQREEKLQTIFHVSDTQILELALEVAREARSSKQFTDIVNFKLKCNDCGQNLIGEKDASAHAAATGHVSFGELL from the exons ATGAgga ATAAGAAGACAATGGCTACTTCTAGCTTCGCAATCAGATGTATATCTGCTAGCGGACGATTTACTATATCCGAGTTGGAAAGCAGTAGTACTGTAAAGGCATTGAAGGAGTCAATTATGAAAGTAACCGAAATTCAACccgaaaaaatgaaaattcttagtGGATATCCCCCAAAGCCAATAAAATTGGAACatgataattcaaaattagatGAAGTGGGTATTGAATCTGGGGAGACTTTAATCATTCAAGTTGATGAAACTTTGAATGCCCAAGCTGTACCTGATGTCAATAAACCAACTTCAAGTGAGAGCCCTAAGAAAAGGAAACAAGAACTACCTCCAGTGATGAAACAAATGAAGGAATTTAGCAATGGCGCGCCAGATATTATGCCCGGAATAATGATGAGATATGATGTTCCTTCGAACAACTCGTGCTTATTTTCCAGTGTTTATTTTCTTGTGCACAATGGACTTTTAGAATTAGCAAAAAGTGATAAACTGAGACGAATTATTGCTGATGCAGTGTCAAAAGATCCTGTGAAATATAATGATGCCTTTTTAGGTCGTGAAAACTCCGAGTATTGCCGATGGATTCTCAATCAAGCCAACTGGGGTGGAGCTATTGAACTTGccattttaagtgaatttttcaAGTTAGAGATTTGTGCCATTGACATCATGAGCTGTCAAATGTTAAGATTTGGAGAAAGTAATAATTACCAAAGAAGAGGTATTGTTGTATATGATGGTATTCATTATGATCCATTGTACATGCAGCGTGAGGAAAAGCTTCAAACGATATTTCATGTATCTGATACTCAAATTTTGGAACTTGCTTTAGAAGTAGCTAGGGAAGCTCGATCAAGTAAGCAGTTTACTGATATAGTCAACTTTAAATTGAAGTGCAATGATTGCGGTCAAAATTTGATTGGTGAAAAAGATGCTTCAGCTCATGCTGCTGCCACTGGTCATGTCAGCTTTGGTGAACTTCTATAA